A window of Vicinamibacterales bacterium genomic DNA:
GTCGGCAGACGCGGTGTCTCGAATGTGACGATGCTGGCCAATTGCTACCACCGGTTTATGCCGTACGGATGAGCCAGTTGCGGAAATCGTCCCAGACAGCCCGCCAACTCATCCGGCAGTTGACCGTCGGGACCACTCGTGACCATAATTGGTCATGAGCGACGTCCGTATTGCCGATTTGAAGGCACGCCTCAGCGAACACCTCCGATCCGTACGGAACGGTGGAACGGTCACAGTCCTCGACCGCGAGACGCCCATCGCTCGCATCGTGCCGATCGCCGCGCCGACCCTTGAAATCCGCAGCGCCAAGCGTCGGCTCCGCGAGCTGAAGCTCCCGCCGAGGCCGTCGAAACCCACCGACAGCACCGCCTTGCTCGTTGAAGACCGGCGCCGCCGGTGATCGCGTACGTGGATACGTCGGCGCTCCTGCGTGTTGTGCTGCGCGAAACCGGCGCCCTCGATGATCTGCGCGGGTATGACGGCCTTGTGTCGAGCGAACTGATCGCCGTCGAAAGCGCTCGGACGATCGATCGGCTTCGCACTCAGGGCACGCTAACGATGGACGAAGCGGCGGAGAGGATCGCATCGGTCAATGAGTGGCTCGAAGCGGTCGACCTGGTGCTGCTGCGTCCACCCGTGTTGAGCCGCGCGAGCGAACCGATGCCGATGCCCCTCGGCACGCTCGACGCCATTCACCTTGCCACCGCGCTCCTGTGGCGCGATCGCGTCGGACCGCTGCCGCAGCTTGTGACGCACGACGCGGCGCTCGGCGCCGCGGCCCGGGGGTTCGGGTTCGACGTTCGCGGGATTTGAAAGCAAACCGAAACGCCGAACCTCAGACCGCGCGGACAATCCAGTTGCGGAAATCGTCCCAGACAGCCCGCCAATTCATCAACCTGACTACCGTGGTTCAAGACCGGCGCCGCCTGTGATCCCCTCCCTCGATACCTCCGACCAAATGCGCATCGTCCTCGGTGAACCCAGGCTCGACGAACCGCGAAGCGACGATGGGCTGGTCTCGAGTGAGCCGGTTGCCGTCGCAAGCGCCGGCGCGAACGAGCGCCTGCCGAACCGTGGCGCGCCGACGACGATGGATACTCCGAGTTGGCGGATGGTGGCCCCCCGGACGCGGTAGAGTAGGCGCCCGGAGGGATCGCATGCAGATTCGTTTCGTAACCGCGATCGTCGCGTGCCTTGTCGGCGCCTCGGCCCTGACGGCGGCCCAGGCGCAGCTGTCCGTCCAGGCGGGACGCGGCGGCGGCCGCGGCACACAGGACACGCTCGTCTCGCCCGACGTGCACCCCGATCGCACGGTCACGTTCCGCATCCGTTTCCCCGAGGCGAAAGCGGTGACGCTGACCGGAGACTGGATGGCGACGCCGCAGACGTCAACCGGCGGTACGGTGCCGATGACGCGACAGGATGACGGCATCTGGACCTACACGAGCGATCCGCTCGAGGCCACGGTCCATCTGTATTTCTTCACCGTCGACGGTCAGGCGATCGCCGATCCGATCAATCCGAGAATGAAGCTGCGCGTGCGCACATCGGCCAGCCTGGTCGAGGTCCCTGGCACGCCGGCGCCGCCGTGGCAGGTGCGCGACGTGCCGCACGGCAGCCTGGACTGGAACGTCCACCACTCGACGGCCTACAACGATACGCACGAGTTCCTGGCCTATCTGCCGCCGGGCTATTTCACCGGCACCGCGCGCTATCCCGTGCTCTATCTCGTGCACGGCGCCGGCGACACGGCGCTCGGCTGGGGAACGGCGGGCGCCGCCAACCTGATTCTCGACAGCCTGATCGCCGAGAAGAAGGCGGTGCCGATGATCGTCGTCATGCCGTTCAACGGCAGCAACAATCCGCCGGCACCGCAGGGGGCGTTCGAGGACTACATGCTGAAGGACCTGATCCCCTACGTCGACGCCAAGTACCGCGTCGCGCCGGGACGCGCGAACCGGGCGATGGCAGGACTCTCGGCGGGGGGCGCCGCGACCTACAACGTCGGGCTCAAACATCTCGAGCTGTTCAGCGCGTTCGGCCTGTTCAGCGCGGCGGGGAATTTCGCCGACTTCGCCACGCGCTATCCGGACCTGGTGAAGAACCCTGCGGACACGAACGCGAAGATCGGCGTCTTCTGGATCGGCTGCGGCACCGAGGATCCGCTCGACGCCGGGGCGAGGACGCTCGACAGCGAGCTGACGAAGGCGCAGATTGTGCACGCCTACATGAATCGTCCGGGCGGACACGTGTGGCCGGTGTGGCGTTGGGCGCTGACGGAATTCGCGCCGCACCTCTTTCAGAAGAAGTGACGCGCCGCCAGTTCCTGCACGGCACCGCGCTCGCCACCGCGGGCGTGATCGCCAGCCGCGCCAACCCGTCGGCGCGGCCGCGCGGCGCGTCGCCCTGGCGCGCGCGCATGGGTCTGGAGCTCTATACCGTCCGCGATCTGCTGGCCGTTGACTACGAGGGGACGCTCGCCAAGGTCGCGGCGCTGGGCTACACCGAGGTCGAGCCGACGACTTACAGCGACCTGCCGGCGAAAGATGTTCGCGCGATGCTCGATCGGCACGGCCTGTCGATGCCGAGCACGCACGCGCCGGCGCGCGGCGAGGGCGCGGAACTGGAGCGCGCGCTCGAAGACTTCCAGGTGATCGGCCTCACCTACACGGAGCTGCCGCCGGATCCCGTTGCGCCGGCGTCGCTCGAGGCGTTCAAGCGGCGAGCCGCGGCGCTGAACGCGCGCGGCCGGATCACACAGCGGTTCGGGATCAAGGTGTTCGTGCACAACCACACCTCCGAATTCGAGCCGCTGGCTGCCATGTCCCGTTCGGGCTACGACGTGCTGCTCGACGAGACCGACCCGGCGCTGGTGGCGATGCAGATCGATATCGGATGGGCGTCGATTGCCGGCGTCGATCCGCTGGCGCTGTTCAGGGCGCACCCTGGCCGGTTCGAGCTGTGGCATGTCAAGGACGTCTTCGGCCTGCAGACGGCCTCCTCGTCGCTCAGCATCGAGCAGCGGGTCCGCAGCACGATGGTGGTGCCGGTCGGCACCGGACAGGTCGACTGGAAGGCGATGTTCGCGCAGGCGACGCGCGCCGGCCTGAAGCACTTCGCGATCGAGCAGGACAACGCCGCGACGTGGGGCGATTCGCTCGCCGCGGCGCGCGTGTCGTTTCAGAATCTCGCGGCGATCCTCGACGCGGCCGGCTAGACGGCGACTCGACGGCAGCCGGGCCGCGCATTGCCCTGCCAGGCAAGACTTGAACTATCCGCCGTCTCATCTCGCTTGCGGGTTGGCGTCCTTCATCGATTCGAGCTTTCAAGATCGATCAGAGTGCCAGCGCATGTTTCAACGCCGCCATGTCGACGTTGCGCGGAGCCGGAGCTCTACCGCAACGCAGTTCCGTCTGGAGCGCACGCGAATGAGGCAAGATACGTGGCATGCCGCGC
This region includes:
- a CDS encoding alpha/beta hydrolase-fold protein is translated as MQIRFVTAIVACLVGASALTAAQAQLSVQAGRGGGRGTQDTLVSPDVHPDRTVTFRIRFPEAKAVTLTGDWMATPQTSTGGTVPMTRQDDGIWTYTSDPLEATVHLYFFTVDGQAIADPINPRMKLRVRTSASLVEVPGTPAPPWQVRDVPHGSLDWNVHHSTAYNDTHEFLAYLPPGYFTGTARYPVLYLVHGAGDTALGWGTAGAANLILDSLIAEKKAVPMIVVMPFNGSNNPPAPQGAFEDYMLKDLIPYVDAKYRVAPGRANRAMAGLSAGGAATYNVGLKHLELFSAFGLFSAAGNFADFATRYPDLVKNPADTNAKIGVFWIGCGTEDPLDAGARTLDSELTKAQIVHAYMNRPGGHVWPVWRWALTEFAPHLFQKK
- a CDS encoding sugar phosphate isomerase/epimerase; amino-acid sequence: MTRRQFLHGTALATAGVIASRANPSARPRGASPWRARMGLELYTVRDLLAVDYEGTLAKVAALGYTEVEPTTYSDLPAKDVRAMLDRHGLSMPSTHAPARGEGAELERALEDFQVIGLTYTELPPDPVAPASLEAFKRRAAALNARGRITQRFGIKVFVHNHTSEFEPLAAMSRSGYDVLLDETDPALVAMQIDIGWASIAGVDPLALFRAHPGRFELWHVKDVFGLQTASSSLSIEQRVRSTMVVPVGTGQVDWKAMFAQATRAGLKHFAIEQDNAATWGDSLAAARVSFQNLAAILDAAG
- a CDS encoding type II toxin-antitoxin system VapC family toxin — translated: MIAYVDTSALLRVVLRETGALDDLRGYDGLVSSELIAVESARTIDRLRTQGTLTMDEAAERIASVNEWLEAVDLVLLRPPVLSRASEPMPMPLGTLDAIHLATALLWRDRVGPLPQLVTHDAALGAAARGFGFDVRGI